A window of Roseburia hominis A2-183 genomic DNA:
AAGAATATTGCAAGTGCTTAGAAAATATGACATTGCAGGATATGTTATCAATACACCTATCAACTATCAACTGGCAAAGAAATTATATCATGAAGAATTTGTGGAAATTTATGAAAAAAACAGAAGGGTGCTTAAGAAGCTTGCAGATGACTATAAATGCCAATTTTGGGATATGGGTGATTTGCTGGAGGAGGGAGATTTTGTTTCGATGGTAACGATTAACGATGCGGTTTGTCAGAGCGGAAGAGATAAAATCCTTGCTTATATTGACAGAAATGAGGAGATGGAAGATGGAGCAGAAAATTAATTTTGCGTGGCCGGTAACTTCGAGCAGCAAGGAAGAATATGTAGCTTTTTGTGAATGGATGACAGCACATAAAACAATGTTGGAAAGTAATGAGATTGCTATTTGGGGAGCAGGAATTCGAGGAACTGAATTTTCGTTGTTTTTTAAACGAACAAACTATACAAAAATTTTTTTTGTAGATAGTAACAAGGAGAAATGGGGAGGATACATCAATGAATTTCCGATTGTTTCTCCGGATACAATGAGAGAGAAAATCCAGACAGGAAAGGTAAAAATATTAATATCCGCAGAAAATAGTAAAGAAATAGAAGAATTTCTTGAAGAAGATGGTTATAAAAAGGAAGAAGATTTTTTTACAGTTAGATCAAATTTATATGAAAAATATGTAGAAGAATTTATTCGTCCTTATACAAGAGATGTGTTGATTATGGGAGATTGTGAATTTTCGAAAATCTCTTTGGAAGATACGGATATGCGGAACCTGGCAGAAATGTTAAAAGACGAACTGGGAGAGCGCCGGGCAAAAGTTTTGGCTATGCATGGAATGGGATTACGATCGCATTATAATTTGCTGCATACGCAGATTGCCATGGGGATGATTCCTAAGATATTAGTGATTATGATAAATCTGGATACGCTAACAGGTAAACAGCATTTATTGCCAAGATCACAGCATGAAGAATTGTTAAGAATGGTATACGAAAAGGCTCATGTAGACAGCAAAGAGTATGAAGAATATCTCGAAATTGTGCATGAACGCAAAAAGAATCTTCAGGCAGAATTTTTTACTACTAATAAATTTGGAAAAAGAGATGTTCCTTCCGATGCGAAATCCAAAGTATACTTTAGGGTTAATTACCTTTATGAATTGGATGTGGAAACAGAGGGGATACAGTATTTGAAAAAAATAATTCAACTGGCAAGGGAAAATAATATAAAAGTAATTCCATTTGTACCGCCGGTGAATTACGAACTTGGGGAAAGAATTTTCGGAGCGGATTTTAATAAACGTTATGCTAAGAATGTAAATAAAATTGATAGTATAGTAAGAGAAAATGATCTGGAGCTTTTGGAAATGAGCTATAGTTTAAAACAGAATGAATTCGCTCAGCCAGACACGCCTGATGAAACAGCTAATGATGCAGGGAGAAAGAAAGTTGCGGAAATATTGTGCCGAAAAATTGAGGAGGTAATGTAACGATGGAACAGGAAATATTGCATATATTACAGGAAATAAATCCATATATGGAAATAGAAACAGATACGAAGCTGTTGGAGGAAGAAATTTTAGATTCCATGGAGATATTATTGCTGATATCTGAATTAGAGGATAAGTATCAAATACAAATTCCACTGGAAAGTTTACAGTTAGAAGATTTTCAAGATATTTTAAGCATTACAAAGTTCGTAAAAAAGCAAATTGAGGGTACGCAATATGATAACTAATGTAACACAGTACTTGGATCAAAGAAAGATTGATAGTGGAAAAAAAGTGGCAATCTCAGACGGAGAAAAAAGTTTGAGTTTTGAGGAGCTGTATGATCGCTCACAAAGAGTAGCAGTAAGTATTAGGCGGAAAAATAATAACATAAATAACAGACCCATCATTATATTCGGCAATAAAGGAATAGCAGAGTATATAGCATTTATGGGAGTGCTCTACAGCGGAAATTATTATGTTCCGCTTGATGTAAAAATGCCGGTTCCGCGGTTGGAGAAAATTGTTCGCTTGCTACAGGCAGAAGTGGCTATTGTAGAAAACGAGTATGAAAGCCGCTTGCGCGAGGCTGGATATGAGGGAGAAGTCATTTATTTACAGGATGATCCGGCTATTGAGGAACAGCAGGTGCTTGAAAATTACAGAGGAAGAGTGGTGGATACAGATCCTGCATATGTTTTATTTACGTCAGGGTCAACCGGAACACCGAAAGGTGTTGTCGTGAGCCATAGGGCGATCGTTGATTACATAGAATGGCAATGCGCGTATTTGCCTTTTGATAAGAATACAGTTTTGGGAAACCAGGCACCTTTCTATTTTGATGCGTCGATGCCGGATATATATACACCGCTATGTATGGGAGTTACATTATATATTATTCCGGAAATGCTGTTTCTGGTTCCGAATAAGTTGGTTGATTATATCAATCAGTATAAAATTAATACATTAATCTGGGTGCCGTCAGCGCTGATGACATTAACAAATCGAAATTATTTTGAAAAAAAGAAGATTGATGACTTGCGGTTAGTGATGTTTTGCGGGGAAATAATGCCCAATAGGCATCTGAATATTTGGAGAAAGTATTACACCAAGACCGAGTTTGTTAATTTGTATGGACCAACGGAGGCAGCATATGCATGTACCTATTTTGTTGTAAATAGGCCGTTTGCAGATAACGAACCACTACCAATCGGAAAGCCTTGCGAAAATACGGACATAATTGTACTGAATGAAAATAATACAAGGGTTCAGCAGGGAGAAGAAGGCGAATTGTGTATACGGGGCACTTGCTTGGCAAACGGATATTATGATAACAAGGAAAAAACCCTTCAGGTATTTACACAAAATCCACTTAATTCATTATATGAAGATAAAATTTATAGAACAGGTGATATTGTAAAGTATAATGAATTTGGGGAACTTGAATATGTTGGAAGAACTGATTTTCAGATAAAACATTTGGGCTATAGAATTGAACTGGGAGAAATCGAAACCGCTACTTATGGATTAGATGGAATCAAGCAGTGCTGTGCAATATATCAAAAAGAGGCTGATAAGATTGTATTGTTTTGCGTTGGAGATTTGGAACAAACAGAGAAGCAGATATATACATACTTAAAGGAACATATACCAAGATATATGTTACCTGGGAAAATTATTTTACTGCAAGAGATGCCTCTAAACGCAAATGGAAAGATTGATAGATTGCTGCTGGCGGGCAAGATACAACTATAAAACTATAAAACCCGAATTGACTCAAGTATTTCCTGATACGAAGTAATCGTGAATAATAGACCGATGGACAATTTGCGGAGAAATGTGGCGCTTGAAAGGTTATACGGAGGTTACAGATGATACGTGACAGTTATTTAAAACAAATCGTAGAATTGCTTGACAATATAAGATTTTCCGGAGAGAACGGTCTGGATAATACAAGCTACACCGAAAGCATGGAGCTGCTTACGAGACAGTTTGAGAAGGTCAGAGCGGGCAAAGGTCGGGTCTTTTTTATCGGCAATGGAGGAAGCGCTGCGATTGCAAGCCATATGACGGCGGACTTTATGAAAAACGGAGACATGAGAACATATAGCTTGTACGATAATGCGGTTCTTACCTGCCTTGGAAATGACTATGGCTATGAACATGTATTTTCCAAGCAACTGGAATCGCTGATCGAGGAGGGGGATCTGTTGGTGTGCATCAGCAGCTCCGGGAATTCCGAAAACATAATAAGAGCAATTAAAACGGCAAAAGAACATGGGGCATATGTGATTACCTTTACTGGGTTTGATGCGGATAATAAAGCGAGGGCGATGGGAAATTTTAATGTGCATGTACCGGTCAGACAATATGGGATGGTAGAATCCATTCACAATATGATGCTTCAGCAGATTGTGGACATGCTACATGAAAATAAAAAGTAACGTGTATGATTGTGTATGGTGGAATACGATCCGGAAAATGAAAGGAATCCCACATGAACCTATCCATCTGTATCATTACAAAAAACGAAGAACAGAATATCGACCGATGCTTAAAGGCGCTTGCTCCGTACGGTCTGGAGACGATTGTGGTGGATACCGGATCGACGGACCGCACGAAACAGATTGCGGCGCGTTACACGGACAGGCTGTATGATTTCCCGTGGTGCGACGATTTTTCGGCGGCAAAGAATTTTGCGATAGAAAAGGCTTCACATTCCTATGTACTGGTTTTGGACAGCGACGAGTTTGTAGAGCAGCTGGATCTGTCCGCGCTGGAAAAACAGATTGTCGCGCATCCGGGGGCGGTCGGCCGGATCCGCAGGCGGAATGTGTTTCACAGAAACGGGGAGGAGCAGGAGAACCGGGAGTGGATCAACCGCATATTCGCAAAAGAATATTTTCACTACGAGGGCAGGATCCATGAGCAGGTGACGCCACTGCGTGGCGCAGAGAGCGGTTATCGGACGTATGAGACGCCGGTTGTGATCTTGCACACCGGATACGATCTGCCAGAGCAGCAGAAAAAGGAAAAGGCGGAGCGCAACATCCGCCTGCTGGAGCAGGAATTAAAGCAGCTGGGCTGGGATGGAAATGCCGGGGCAAAAGACGGCGTCGCAAAGGCAGAGACAGCCGGAACAGATGCGAATGCTCGTTGGAGCGGGCAGATTCCGTATCTTCTGTATCAGCTTGGCAAGAGCTATTACATGATGGGAGAATACGGCGCGGCGTGCGGCTGGTTCGCGCAGGGGCTTTCGTTTGACCTAAATCCTGCACTGGAATACGTGATTGACATGGTGGAGACGTACGGATATGCGTTAATCAACAGCGGGCAGGAGCAGACGGCACTGTTTTTTGAGAATATCTATGACGAATTTGGAAAAAGTGCGGATTTTCAGTTCCTGATGGGATTGATTTACATGAAAAACGCACGGTTCACAGAGGCGGTGCGCGAATTTGAGAAAGCGGCCGGGCATGCAGAGTGCCGGGCACAGGGAGTGAATTCCTATCGGGCAGACTATAACATCGGCGTCATCTACGAGTGCCTCGGGAAAAAGGAAGAGGCGCTTGCCTATTACCGGAAGTGCGGCGGCTATGCGCCGGCAGAGGAGCGG
This region includes:
- a CDS encoding phosphopantetheine-binding protein, which produces MEQEILHILQEINPYMEIETDTKLLEEEILDSMEILLLISELEDKYQIQIPLESLQLEDFQDILSITKFVKKQIEGTQYDN
- a CDS encoding amino acid adenylation domain-containing protein — encoded protein: MITNVTQYLDQRKIDSGKKVAISDGEKSLSFEELYDRSQRVAVSIRRKNNNINNRPIIIFGNKGIAEYIAFMGVLYSGNYYVPLDVKMPVPRLEKIVRLLQAEVAIVENEYESRLREAGYEGEVIYLQDDPAIEEQQVLENYRGRVVDTDPAYVLFTSGSTGTPKGVVVSHRAIVDYIEWQCAYLPFDKNTVLGNQAPFYFDASMPDIYTPLCMGVTLYIIPEMLFLVPNKLVDYINQYKINTLIWVPSALMTLTNRNYFEKKKIDDLRLVMFCGEIMPNRHLNIWRKYYTKTEFVNLYGPTEAAYACTYFVVNRPFADNEPLPIGKPCENTDIIVLNENNTRVQQGEEGELCIRGTCLANGYYDNKEKTLQVFTQNPLNSLYEDKIYRTGDIVKYNEFGELEYVGRTDFQIKHLGYRIELGEIETATYGLDGIKQCCAIYQKEADKIVLFCVGDLEQTEKQIYTYLKEHIPRYMLPGKIILLQEMPLNANGKIDRLLLAGKIQL
- a CDS encoding D-sedoheptulose-7-phosphate isomerase, translated to MIRDSYLKQIVELLDNIRFSGENGLDNTSYTESMELLTRQFEKVRAGKGRVFFIGNGGSAAIASHMTADFMKNGDMRTYSLYDNAVLTCLGNDYGYEHVFSKQLESLIEEGDLLVCISSSGNSENIIRAIKTAKEHGAYVITFTGFDADNKARAMGNFNVHVPVRQYGMVESIHNMMLQQIVDMLHENKK
- a CDS encoding glycosyltransferase, with protein sequence MNLSICIITKNEEQNIDRCLKALAPYGLETIVVDTGSTDRTKQIAARYTDRLYDFPWCDDFSAAKNFAIEKASHSYVLVLDSDEFVEQLDLSALEKQIVAHPGAVGRIRRRNVFHRNGEEQENREWINRIFAKEYFHYEGRIHEQVTPLRGAESGYRTYETPVVILHTGYDLPEQQKKEKAERNIRLLEQELKQLGWDGNAGAKDGVAKAETAGTDANARWSGQIPYLLYQLGKSYYMMGEYGAACGWFAQGLSFDLNPALEYVIDMVETYGYALINSGQEQTALFFENIYDEFGKSADFQFLMGLIYMKNARFTEAVREFEKAAGHAECRAQGVNSYRADYNIGVIYECLGKKEEALAYYRKCGGYAPAEERIRELGRR